From the genome of Kluyveromyces lactis strain NRRL Y-1140 chromosome F complete sequence:
AATacatgtttttcttttcgacTCTGCATCACACACATATCAAAGTGTGCGTCAAATGCTTTTAATTGACGATGCTCCATTTCTTCAGACTTTTAACAgtaaagaaatttcaatgCACTACCAAACATTTCTGGACAAAAGTTCTTGGAGTCACCCAGTAATATACCCTATCAAAAGATGTTTTGATTAAGAGATGGTTAAGCTGAAACTGTACTGGGAATCATTTTCAGTCTCTGAAAATGATTCCCGACGGTTTTCATACGACAACCACCAATGGCATATACCGGTAGAGATGATCCGACAGATAGCCCTCAGAAAACAATCACATCAAAAGTCTTTGATGTGATGAACCTGAAGTAGCTTCTCATCATTTTAAGTCCttattcatttcaataaatgaaGTGTAGTTTATTAACGTACCTTAGAATGCATACGACCCATTTTGACTGATTTTCTTAACGGTGTTGATTGGTTGCTGTGATGTACCACTTGAAATGCAATAAATTAGATATAAACATTCAATTGAACAATTATAAAGTAAGATAACACTGATATCGTTATATTAAAGTTATGGAAGGTTTCAAACGTTCTCGAGATAGCTGTTCTGAAAAATACTCAAAATATTCTGCATACTTTATTGCCCTATTTGGAAATCATTATGATAAATTCTTTCCTTGCgaatatatttatattgATGGTGTACTGGTGTTATTTTGGCAGTCCTGGTTGAACTCtgttcacgtgacttatGTTTCTCCTCCATCAAGCTGCTACCTCAAGATCGATACAAACGATACGCCAATGAAAGGACAGGTGTCACAGTATTGTCAATGAACCCTTGGCTCATAAGGAGATTGAATATGGGTTGTGAAATACCGGAATTATATGGCATACATCTTTAACTAATTGATGCTACCCAATTTGTAGCAACTTAAAGAAGGCATGCAAAAGTATGTTATTACTTAGCTTCGAtctcttgtttcaattcttctatatcgtcttcatcttctaGTCCGGATGACACCTCAATGTACTTATTAACTGCACATTCTGCTCTCACCATTTCCAAAGCACCTGCATATAGCATCTTCCATTCTTGTGATACCACAGTGGCTGGTTTCCAATACAGCAATACGAGCGGGGTCTTTTTCCTTCCATCTCTTGTGGTCATTGGATAGGATAGAAGCACAAATCTCGGCATATTATCAGGCAGTAGTTCAGCCAAATCTTCCAACCGGTTGAAATCTTCTAaatcttcgtcatcatcgaTTATGATCTCGTAAGATGGCTTTGGTTGAATCTTGATGGATTGGATCTGTATGTCATCCGACCTGGCAGTCGCTGTTCTgaattttttgatttgattcttAGTTTCATTACTAAAATGATATATAGTCGACATGTTCCGTTGAATCAATATTCACCTGGATCGGTTGGCTTGTTTGTTTTCCCCtgtattcttcaatttcgaGAATACTTCAACGTTTGTAAAGGATGGGTTACGTTTCGCTTTCACCTGTTGCTGTTCATAATTCACAGATTGGCTTTTACTTCTTGTTATATTATCTATGGATTTTCATTTCCCTTTGATCTCAATGCAAAATATAAATCTGGAAAATAGTGCTGTGATTCAAAATAGAAATAAGATCAATAAAGGTAACGTTATCATTACTGCTGCCTGGCGACAGACTTTTTTATATTCtatacaaagaaattcGGTTGAACTCGTGACAGTATTTACAAGTTATGTGTGGTTCGGTTGATTTCAACTATTAATAGTATCGTTAAGTCGTAACATTTTACAACTAGCACACCCAAGGTTGATACCTAAAGAACAGGGTATTAGAAACCATCGAATAATGATGGGTCTTTGTCGTAAAGAGACAGTACGTTGAGTACCTCCTTTGCATTATAAGCAGTCATTGTCATAATCATTTTACTGTACGTTTTCAGGTTTGATGGAGGTGATAATTTTACATGGGCAGACCAGCTTGAGTTTTGCACAGTGTTGCTATGATACTGCTGGAGTTCCTCTTTAGAAGAGTTGAGGTAAGATGTAAGAGAAAGTTCTAGTTTACCCAGGTTGAATAATTCGATTAAATTCCTTGCCATTCCAACCGTTCTTGGTCGATAAATGTCTATGTCGGCACAATTCACaacatctttcaagatGGAGAACAGTTTTAGAAGGATCTCTCTGACAAGTGCTGCTAGCTCTGGATCTCTACAATTCAGCTTGAAATACAGAAATCTTATTATTAGTCCAAATAATACAGCCAATGTTCTGTTAGTTACCAGACAAATAACGTGGGAAACGACGAACTTCGAAGGTGTTTTCATTAGCCTTAGACTTTGCAAACCCATTACAAAGGACTTGGCTATTTCCACTGCTGCAGTCAATGTGAAGAACAAATGACTCCAGAATAGTGGAGACTGTGTTCTCTCAAAGTGGAAGAACAATAGTGACTGGTTCGATAATTTTTtgactttgaagaaatagCCCCACttgaatttattgaagTCATTGAATATGGAGATATTTATTGGCACACCTGGTagaatttcaatttcttgttcctGCTCAATGGAGAATTCGTACGAAGGTTGTGTCAATTTAAACAAGTTGAGTCCATTATTCTCATTGATCTTGAACTGTATAAACTGTTCATCGTCCAATGTGCGCTCCATATTTCTGTTACTGATGATTAGCTTAAACAATTGATAAccttttttcaaaatgtgCTTAATCTCTAAATTGTGTTTCCCTATATCATCTAAAGAtatgatttcttccaaagtcTGTGAATCATCCAACAAATGGGCATCATCATAAAACACAGAATTGTCAAATTGATCATGCACTGCACCACATAAAAGCATATAGTGCAGGTTGTTCCAACAAACAAGCATCCACATGTTCGAATCTTCATCTCTGATTGCTACCCCCATATCATTGATCATCTTACAAAGTTCACCATCACTCCATCCGAAAACCGAATACATATCATCGTGATCTTCTAATAATAGCATCAACCTGAACAGGATAAGCGTTTGTACTTGAAGCTGTTCGTTATCCTTTAAGAAATGGATGCAATGCGATAAGCATTTAAGGTGTTGATCTTCGATCGGATATTGTAAACACCATTTAAAAGACGCATGATTAGGTTCGAACTTCGTAAAATACGAGAATAACGATAGGTAACCTAATCTTAGTGCCATCATTAAAGTTGTAAGGAACTTCAGACTAGTTTGTAAATCGTAATAGTATTGCCTTTGTTCGATAATCATCTGGTATAGTTGTTCAAACTCATTGACGTCTAAAATTGGATATGGGCCATGAACATTG
Proteins encoded in this window:
- the AIM7 gene encoding Aim7p (similar to uniprot|Q12156 Saccharomyces cerevisiae YDR063W Hypothetical ORF), which produces MSTIYHFSNETKNQIKKFRTATARSDDIQIQSIKIQPKPSYEIIIDDDEDLEDFNRLEDLAELLPDNMPRFVLLSYPMTTRDGRKKTPLVLLYWKPATVVSQEWKMLYAGALEMVRAECAVNKYIEVSSGLEDEDDIEELKQEIEAK
- a CDS encoding uncharacterized protein (conserved hypothetical protein), which produces MSFSCQNCRKTRRKCDRGKPTCARCIKYKIDCVYELPPKHKIKQSVDIGNDMISETQRQQKLHRKQNSVRSSVITPQLHQRQLQRPNESSLPGISHVPLVSHFTPKNTSQFDLNFLQTSSAVPSGGPMDVGLNMSVSLGQSLPLATQISSQSPGSGPDSATSSAMSSSSAPLPSVSASFSSPGNISNMSRHPLLSHHGYQNQHHQQHQNHHNNNNNNNNNNINGDENGNTDNLRYEQTHKVHENDPEFVHTSFAEYDLRARFETTNEFYSYVIKDPFYHYFLVSQILTGSKLIKLDPANSSLWFSCILEASNALQPLSVEGIVDKIRNERSDSPTKLIDDMLSLLPPQDKMRTILSHFYTNVHGPYPILDVNEFEQLYQMIIEQRQYYYDLQTSLKFLTTLMMALRLGYLSLFSYFTKFEPNHASFKWCLQYPIEDQHLKCLSHCIHFLKDNEQLQVQTLILFRLMLLLEDHDDMYSVFGWSDGELCKMINDMGVAIRDEDSNMWMLVCWNNLHYMLLCGAVHDQFDNSVFYDDAHLLDDSQTLEEIISLDDIGKHNLEIKHILKKGYQLFKLIISNRNMERTLDDEQFIQFKINENNGLNLFKLTQPSYEFSIEQEQEIEILPGVPINISIFNDFNKFKWGYFFKVKKLSNQSLLFFHFERTQSPLFWSHLFFTLTAAVEIAKSFVMGLQSLRLMKTPSKFVVSHVICLVTNRTLAVLFGLIIRFLYFKLNCRDPELAALVREILLKLFSILKDVVNCADIDIYRPRTVGMARNLIELFNLGKLELSLTSYLNSSKEELQQYHSNTVQNSSWSAHVKLSPPSNLKTYSKMIMTMTAYNAKEVLNVLSLYDKDPSLFDGF